DNA from Sorex araneus isolate mSorAra2 chromosome 6, mSorAra2.pri, whole genome shotgun sequence:
ACTGGTTATATCCAGGCATCGAATCTGGTGCTAGAGAGTTcccccaggattgattcctggcacagagccacgaatatctaagtgctgaacactgctgaatgtggtccctaaaccaaaTGCAAACTTGATAACCTGGTAAAAAGATTTATATTattgattatataatatattaatttaattatattctcATGTGTGCATTGTTACATACACtgcttaataaaaatgatgacttcaatatttaacaaTATCTTCTGAATTATGCATACTAAGTACAAATATGCATAAGAATATTATTTGACTTGTGGATTTGGCAATTCGAAATATGTTACCACTGTTTAGATGAGGACACCGATACTATGGGTTTCTTCAGTGACATATGGTAAtcagcaaacaaataaaataatacaataattaattaaaattaattattatattgATTAAACTCTATTTTGATTAATTtaatcaaataattatatttgtaaaACTATTACATGAACACTAGTATCATATTTGTGAATGAATTGCCTGATTTTttaccaccattacacatttttactactatatattttctatttgaaactcAATATCATCAATAGTTATTGATGACAAGGCCTTCCACTGCGTTTCCATGttctgtaatttctttctttctgtcacttATGTTTATAGTTTGAAATGTCTGTTTTCATGCTTTCTTAATCTTGCACCACTGTATCTTTGAGCACATTAAAGATCATGAACATATTCTAGCTACAATCCTTATGTGAGAGGTTACACTTCTGATTGAGTTGTCCGGTCTACTATCCTCATTTCGAAAGTGTGGTGGTATTTCTCTGCTGCTTATGCATTGTGTCTGTTGCTATCTAGATTTGAGTCTTTCTAATTCATCACCTGTGCTCTCCTGCCAGGGCACTCTCTCGAGTAGCCAGAGAATTAATGAACTCAGTTatcccagagagtctcttgcccgcacgcctggctttcttccccggggcccttcggaggggatgggctccagcttccctccccaccccgaacagagctttaggtggccgaagaccaccagaacctagatACAGCCATGCCCTGAgactcctctccacatgttcggacaagccttgtagcctacttctccctctgggagaaacgggCAAACTTCTGAGTTTcttgcctacatgggacagccttgcaagtttcccatggtgtattcatatgctaaacccagtaataagctggatctcattcccctgaccctgaaagagtctccagtgggACATTGTAGTGAGGttcaagttgagagagacttctaagatctcagggaaaggatgaatggagatgttactgtgcccgctggacaaatcaatgattaatggggattttgtgattcgtgatccTAGAGAGTTACTTTCCTGTTGTAACTATTCCAACATCTTTGGTTGTCACTCAGCAGTTGTTTAGAATTTTGTGCAAGGATTTCAGGAAGACTTTTGTGTCTTTGGCTATGTCATTACTTCAACTGTAGTTTAGGGTTCTAGGATTTCTTACTACCATGGTTACCTTGGTTCATTTTTTTGTGAAAATAGGAGATCGAGGCTAGTATCAAGCTAAAGCTAGAGTTATTCTGGTATGGTAGGAGGCTGCCAAACCACTCCAGTGCAAGTTTAGTGAAAATGTCCCATTTGTCCCCTTGGAATATACAGGAGTGAAGAACTAGTCTGCAACTATAGAAGGGACCTCAAGCTTCTGTGGTTTGTGTGGATCCCAGCAGGACAATGGCTTTTGTACAGCACTTTATATAACAGACATGGAGCTGAAAGAGAGTTTCCTGGCCTGCAGCATAAGCCAGTGTATGGCTTCTGCTGGATTGAGAGTTCTCACCTGTTTTGTAATGTGATTTGTATATTTATAGAACTCAACATTTTTAATAGAAGTTCCTTCTCATATGGCCTGATTAATTTATCTTGAAGGCCCTATCACTTCAGACTAATCCAGAAATTGTTGTGAAGATTGTGATTTTAAAAGGCCACTGACATCTTTTTTCATTTGTGGATAGAAAATTCTGATCAGGGACATCTCACATGTGTTTGCCGATTATTACAAGTTGATGCTCAACATGACAAGTAAATTGATGTACTGATGCCTCAGAACTAAGATATGGCTTCAAAGTCTCCTTTAACAACTTTCTCTAGGATACTATGACTAAGTAATCTATGATGGTAACTGAAGTAAAATAGGTTCTCAATCCTATTATATCTGGGTTTGTTCCTCTAGAGATGCTCTATCTCTAGCACTATTTTATACcttaaaaagtgaattttcccCGATCTTACATGATTGTTTTTCAGAATATtctggtattttttgttttagtttcaaaattaaaagaagcacAGAATAGAAAAAATCACATGGAAGAACAAAATTATGAGTGCCTATAATATAAACTTATCTGATGTAACCTTGTCAGTTTTATTGCAGGCTGTGATGGTCTGTGTGGAAACTCTGAGTGTTCTCTGGAAAATCATGAAAAATCAAAGCTTTGTCACTGAGTTTGTCCTCTTGGGATTTTCACAGAATCCAGATGTTCAGAAAAttgtatttgtcatatttttgtttgtatacaTTGGAACTATCTGTAGCAACCTGCTGATTGTGGCATCCATCATCAGCAATCCAACGCTCGTGGGTTCcccaatgtacttcttcctggtttTTCTATCGTTCCTGGATGCATGTATTATCTCAGTAATTTGCCCAAAAATGATCATAGACTGTCTCtatgagaagaaaaccatctcCTATGGAGGTTGCATGATGCAGATCTTTGCTCAACACTTCTTTTCTGGAGCAGAGGTGATTGTCCTCACATCCATGGcttatgacaggtatgtggccatctgcaaacccttgCACTACACTTCTATCATGAACCCAAGGCTCTGTGGCATTCTGATTGGAGTAGCCTGGGCAGGGGGGTTTTTGCATTCCATTATACAGATTCTTTTTACTGTACAACTTCCTTTCTGTGGTTCCAATGTTATTGATCACTTTATTTGTGAATTGTACCCATTACTGAAGCTTGCCTGCACTGATACCTATGGCTTTGGCCTTATGATCGCGGCCAACAGTGGATTCTTTTGCATCCTAATCTTCTTCATGTTACTAGTGTCCTATGGGGTCATCTTGTTCTCCCTGAGAAACCACAGCACTGAAGGACAGAAgaaagccctctccacctgtTCAACTCATGTTGCtgttgtggttttgttctttcttccatgtatatttgagtatgcgcggcctccagtttctttctcctttgacaaAATCGTAGAGATATTCTACACTATCCTAACTCCTTTACTCAATCCTTTGATATATGCTTTCAGaaataaggaggtgaaaaatgCCATTAGCAAACTCTGCAGCCGCTTAATGATTGTTTCTGTTGAAAAATAAAgtcttgatattttttaaaaaaggttcaaTGTAACTTTATGGCATCagattgatctctgagtgcaaagtgaggaaTAAATCCTCAGACCTTTCAAATGTTTCTGCTCCTGCCCCCAAATCACACAAAAGGTAAAAgggaataataaattaaaatattttgaaaaagttcTAGACTGATTTAAGgca
Protein-coding regions in this window:
- the LOC129405991 gene encoding olfactory receptor 4C15-like; the protein is MVCVETLSVLWKIMKNQSFVTEFVLLGFSQNPDVQKIVFVIFLFVYIGTICSNLLIVASIISNPTLVGSPMYFFLVFLSFLDACIISVICPKMIIDCLYEKKTISYGGCMMQIFAQHFFSGAEVIVLTSMAYDRYVAICKPLHYTSIMNPRLCGILIGVAWAGGFLHSIIQILFTVQLPFCGSNVIDHFICELYPLLKLACTDTYGFGLMIAANSGFFCILIFFMLLVSYGVILFSLRNHSTEGQKKALSTCSTHVAVVVLFFLPCIFEYARPPVSFSFDKIVEIFYTILTPLLNPLIYAFRNKEVKNAISKLCSRLMIVSVEK